The region ACTATTAGTGCAAACGTGTTTTATATCATTCAGGTGCACGGGTGTGCTGTGGCCTTTACATCGCAAATGTTGTTGCCTTGTAGGACCAAACATTTATAAGCAAACGTGTACACAAAATGGTACAATGATGTGCAAATATAAGTTGACCATGAGGGAGTTCGTAAAAAACCACATACCAAATGTAGCAAAGTAAATCCTTGCTTGTCGCAGTAGTTAGAATCTACTCCCTGCACAATGTAATGTTATTGTAAAAATCAAGTAGAGTAGATAAAAAATAAAACGAGAGAAAAGATAGAAACAGTACCTGGCTAAGAAGTTTCTTCACAGCTTTAATATCCCCACCCTTAATCGCTTCTCTCAGTCCCTAAAAAGGAATGAAGACTAGATTTTTAACAGAAAACTCCTAGATTCCCAGGCCAAAGATATCGCATGTACCTGATGGGTTGAATGGAGAAATAGAAAAGGAGCACTATTGAGCTGTCTCTAAGCTTACCTCTCCAGTAACTTCATAGTCAGACGGAGTCTTATCATTGCTATCGTTGCTCATCAGGCCAAGATTTAAGAATGAGCTGGAATAACAAGAATCAGGACACAGAGATGAGAAGGTAAGCTACAGGCCAAATGTTTATGCCTATGCACATATGTAATCTTCCTATTACAAAGAGTGTATAGGTCCTGGCATTAAGATAATGACCAAAATATGCAATGGATCTTGCCAAACAAAGTCGATCAAATAGTGCGAAATTATACTACGAAGATTACtagagacatactccctccgttccaagatagatgactcaactttgtaataACTTTagctacaaagttgggtcatctatattggaacggagggagtatacgacAAAAAATTACAGTTCCTCTTAACAAATGCCTGAATGTGGCAAGTCTACCGAACCTTGAGTTGCTGCTGGAAGTAGCTGAAGCCTTCTTCAAGCTTAATTCAGCTGACTGCTGGTTGCTAGAAGGTTTTTTAGGCTTTGGGTTTGATTGCGCAGCTGACGAAGCGGCACTGATATTCTGCTGCATAAGATGATTATGTTAATATACACCTACAATAATCGATTAAAAGGATCGGATTGTAGTCAACCTTTACAGGCGCAGGTTCTAGTTTTGGTGCCTCGCATATGCACAATGGCATCCCGCATTTGCACTCGATAATGGCAGCTGGACTCTGAACCGCCGAACTTTTCGTGGGCAACGAATCATCATCTTTATCCAAATTTAGCCCTGAAAAGGAGTCTGCAGCACCAGAAACGCTCCCGGCAGAACTCGCATTATCAACACCCCCGCGTCTGCAACATCGCACGGGAAGATAGCCGAAAATTCAGCTTATATCCAGACCAAACATATGTGTTTACGCCATCAGATTCATCAGATTCTAGCAACCGAGTGAGCTAAGCTACCTGGATGATGATTTGTTGAAGCACTCATAGCAGACCCTGGCGTCCGTGTAAATCCCGTACTGCGGCAGGGCCTGGAACCAATTAGAGCAAAGAGTTTAATTGAGCAAGCTTCGCAACCCCAACTCCCTACACACAACTTGCTCAGTTTTGAGGTTCCCTACCATGTGGTACGAAGAGTGCTCGTGGCAGAGCGTCCTCCCGCAGCTGCGGCAGTGGTGCTGTGAGGGCGTCAAATCAGTCAGTATCAGCAGCCAAACGAAGAGAATCTCTACACGgatgagagggagggagggggaggacGCGTACGCGGCGGCGGAAAGTGGAGAAGGTGCAGCGGCAGACGTCGCAGTGGGCGGATTCCTGGAACGGCGGCGGCGTCTCCATAATCTTTGCCGTCGGCTCGCCGCGAACCCGGTGCTCCGACGATCTGGGACTGGTACGCCTCGCGACGCCGATCTGAGCCGAAGACGATTGGGGGCGAGGTGGTAATTTGGGAGTCGCCGACGACGAGAGGATTATTGTTTTCTCGATCCCAGATGCGCGAGAGCGGAAGGGGAACGCGGAGTGTCACCGGGCGGTTTCGGGCCGTCGATCGATGGTATGTGTACGGTCAAGATCGCACCTCTCGTGTTCTCCTCTGACTCTTGCTCCAGAGCAACTAGTCATTAGTCAACCGACGGAGCAATAGTAAAGCACATAATTTCAGTAGACGAGCCCTTGAAACATCAGAACATCAACTGATATTTAACATTTGACAACATTCCACATGATTTTTAGGTTCTTGTACAGATAGTGTTTTTACAAGGGTAGTTGTCAATGGCAGAAGATATCACGACTGTCCTTTTTGCTTAGAAGCTTTCTCGAATTCCAGTAGCTCCCTTAGGAACAAACCAATCAGTCGAACCAAGTGTGAGAGCTTCAAGAGTCGTTGATTATTAGCAGCTTCCAAAGTCGAAAAGAGTAGGAACCATGAGAACTTTGGTTGATGATTTTCAGATTTCCTTCTGACCTTTTCACGCTCAACTATTTAGATGATGGTTGTACTTCAGGGAAGGAAAACAAAGCCTGTTAGCAAATCGAGCACATTGTGTCATTTCACCttatgaacaactccaaggaaaaaTACACATGGCACAGAACAGGGTGTCAAGAATAAGAGTCCTcaaggcatatatatatatataatcatttGACAGGGAAGTACAATACATCTAGAGAAGACAAGGCCTCGAAAATCCGACTTGAATCACTGATAGGGTTTCCTTTAGCAATGATCATCCCCCACTTGCAGTTACTTGCGGTTTCAGGAGTGGCCAGGGATAAAAATGGCACATGAGCCACGCATGAAAATCCTTACAAGCCGGTCGGTTTTAAAATCCTGCATGGATACAATTGACATGACTGTAACCATCAGGCACTTGCAGTTCATAAGGTTTCAATGGTGAGCATAGCAGGAACAGAAATGCACAAGAAGCCACCTAAGAATATTTAAAAGCGAAATCTGTACAAAAGGTGGAAGTCAATTCTGTAGGAGCAAATGACGATCGTAGACATTTCCAAACAACACACATTAAAAAGGTCATGCATTTAAACAATAATAAAGCCCTCAGAAATCAGGTTAAATCAAATACCAAGCCTTGAGGGCATGTCATACGGCACTTGCGATGCATGAATTTCCTCATTGAGGAGAACGGGATTGACGGCAAGCTGGAATGGCTTCAATTTACACAACAAATCTGTACAAAATATGCTAACAAGTGCCCAATAGTATAAAAGGGGCAAGCCCTTGCCAAACCTGCAGTGATATCATGGACAAGCCATGTTCTATGGCAGTATAATGATCCAGCACGCAGTTCTTAAGGTTTCATCAGTGGACACAGGAGGAACAAAAATGCACAAGAAGCGAATCACAAGTAAACTTTTTAATTATTAGGAAGCAGCTAAGATTTAAAACTAAAAATGTCAAGGTGGAAAACAATTGTGTAGAAACAGATGATGCTTTCAAGTAGAAAATTCCATGCGGAAAGCAGTAAAAAGGTCTTGCATCTAGAAAATAAAATCCTCAGAAAGTTGGTTAGATCATAGACCAAGCCTTGAGGCCTAGTAATGTCATACGGCACTTGCAATGCATAAGTTTCCTCATTGGATCATAAACCAACCAGAACAATTTTTAGAAGCCTCCGCTGTATTCTTTCAAAAACATGCTAGGAATTGGTTCGGATTTAAAATCCAAATCTGCATTAGAAATGGAAATCAGCTCTGTAACAACAAATGATTTTCTCAAGTAGACAATTCCAAGCAAAGTACACTACAAAGGTCTCACAATCACACAATAAACCCTCAGAAAACTGGTTAGATCATAGACCAAGCCTTGAAGCCTAGTAATGTCATACGGCACTTGCAATGCATAAGTTTCATCATTGGGTACAACAAGATCAAAACACAAATAATGAGTCGCAACGATAAGTTCATCAAAAACCTCCAAAAGTTAGAGATGCCAACGCACTCTGTAGCAACAATGATGCTCTCAACTGGAGAATTCCAAACAAAGTGCATT is a window of Triticum dicoccoides isolate Atlit2015 ecotype Zavitan chromosome 2B, WEW_v2.0, whole genome shotgun sequence DNA encoding:
- the LOC119362964 gene encoding vacuolar protein sorting-associated protein 27-like isoform X2, with product METPPPFQESAHCDVCRCTFSTFRRRHHCRSCGRTLCHEHSSYHMALPQYGIYTDARVCYECFNKSSSRRGGVDNASSAGSVSGAADSFSGLNLDKDDDSLPTKSSAVQSPAAIIECKCGMPLCICEAPKLEPAPVKNISAASSAAQSNPKPKKPSSNQQSAELSLKKASATSSSNSSSFLNLGLMSNDSNDKTPSDYEVTGEGLREAIKGGDIKAVKKLLSQGVDSNYCDKQGFTLLHLAALFNQTEIALILMDSGANIQRKNGQGETPLDCAPPMLQYKMRQRVEELAASQRPV
- the LOC119362964 gene encoding vacuolar protein sorting-associated protein 27-like isoform X1 → METPPPFQESAHCDVCRCTFSTFRRRHHCRSCGRTLCHEHSSYHMALPQYGIYTDARVCYECFNKSSSRRGGVDNASSAGSVSGAADSFSGLNLDKDDDSLPTKSSAVQSPAAIIECKCGMPLCICEAPKLEPAPVKQNISAASSAAQSNPKPKKPSSNQQSAELSLKKASATSSSNSSSFLNLGLMSNDSNDKTPSDYEVTGEGLREAIKGGDIKAVKKLLSQGVDSNYCDKQGFTLLHLAALFNQTEIALILMDSGANIQRKNGQGETPLDCAPPMLQYKMRQRVEELAASQRPV